The proteins below come from a single Ostrinia nubilalis chromosome Z, ilOstNubi1.1, whole genome shotgun sequence genomic window:
- the LOC135087058 gene encoding LOW QUALITY PROTEIN: uncharacterized protein LOC135087058 (The sequence of the model RefSeq protein was modified relative to this genomic sequence to represent the inferred CDS: substituted 1 base at 1 genomic stop codon) has protein sequence MVAAQHLERERGERKRRAREDRAGRIERERREREDREREDRERERLERERRERERERIEREDREREEREKRERIERERREREEXEDRERIERERIEREKRRERERGERQDRERIERVDRERREERGERREERREERGERREERGERREEGGGWREERGERREERGERREERGERREEKGERREERGERREERGERREEGGGRREEGGGRREERGERREERGERREERGERREERGERREERGERREERGERRDM, from the exons ATGGTGGCCGCTCAGCACCT aGAGAGAGAGCGAGGAGAGAGAAAGAGGAGAGCGAGAGAGGATAGAGCGGGGaggatagagagagagagaagagAGAGAGAGGATAGAGAGAGGGaggatagagagagagagaggttagagagagagagaagagAGAGAG AGCGAGAGAGGATAGAGAGGGAGGATAGAGAGAGAGAAGAGAGAGAGAAAAGAGAGaggatagagagagagagaagagAGAGAGAAGAGTGAGAGGATAGAGAGAGGATAGAGAGAGAGAGGATAGAGAGAGAGA agaggagagagagagagagaggtgAGAGACAGGATAGAGAGAGGATAGAAAGAGTGGATAGAGAGAGGAGAGAGGAGAGAGGAGAGAGGAGAGAGGAGAGGAGAGAGGAGAGAGGAGAGAGGAGAGAGGAGAGAGGAGAGAGGAGAGAGGAGGGAGGAGGGTGGAGGGAGGAGAGAGGAGAGAGGAGAGAGGAGAGAGGAGAGAGGAGAGAGGAGAGAGGAGAGAGGAGAGAGGAGAAAGGAGAGAGGAGAGAGGAGAGAGGAGAGAGGAGAGAGGAGAGAGGAGAGAGGAGAGAGGAGGGTGGAGGGAGGAGAGAGGAGGGTGGAGGGAGGAGAGAGGAGAGAGGAGAGAGGAGAGAGGAGAGAGGAGAGAGGAGAGAGGAGAGAGGAGAGAGGAGAGAGGAGAGAGGAGAGAGGAGAGAGGAGAGAGGAGAGAGGAGAGAGGAGAGAGGAGAGAGGAGAGATATGtga
- the LOC135086984 gene encoding protein SERAC1: protein MSLQDRLKPVLKVLKIASLWGGSGLFIAYHIRQTYRSINNVVNTNVLDREKKHSVQYIYIDDPSYGATMKLEQDKESRQSVGLARIWKSLKHSLAWRLLWLCRHGNKEQRNIALEQLAAFKNNKHWDCLKLAQALDKNTAVLLARTRGADLRYFLPPPIHVRRAALTSELMSFKFRDLIMSAQNINPHGCIKHFLSKYFANVQEQAMEVDSIPMKPDSISERDLCVLCLDAIHHHLTLFHSKVYEEDNLAKTLVNIGLLDKLAELLLRNPGDADLDLAVLRILTVLSVHSHLLTDFFQNGLIGELSRLVKSSDVRLASSAAVCLANLSGEYCYRPGLYLLHPIYRTITPHSCDTLLVHGLRGGVFVTWRQRDRKCAEPIGIIDVTISDVECEACGDGTPDTKYLDPEFQQVIEDLKEIEDESLLSDFEVILHDIPIEAKREHKSSNTYTARKKLVALIEEEEDRCNYTFCWPKDWLPKDCNNLRILGINYWSSLSEWLERCPLQVADIESRASDLAPTLVDAGVGSKNIPVVWLAHSMGGLIVKQLLVESSESSDASLKSLSNNTKAVVFYSTPHKGSALATMPRAAAAVLWPSNDVRQLQENSPTLLELNNKFIKFADKFAWETISFAETLPTLVTAFKVPVHFVESVSADLGRGVFYQLPLDHLCICKPATRQSILYTTVLDVLQRVTTKDIELKYSNPLVQWIMSLVCWILRNRSKKEVIETIEEAHSNDALGWFEQFLLDTFTDGFTD from the coding sequence ATGAGCTTACAAGATAGATTAAAACCCGTGCTCAAAGTTCTAAAAATAGCTTCCCTATGGGGCGGCAGTGGCCTCTTTATTGCGTATCATATTCGCCAAACATACAGATCTATCAACAATGTTGTGAACACGAACGTGCTCGACAGAGAGAAGAAACATTCTGTCCAGTACATTTACATCGATGACCCTTCGTATGGAGCGACAATGAAACTAGAGCAGGATAAGGAAAGCAGGCAATCTGTGGGCCTAGCGCGTATCTGGAAGAGCTTGAAGCATTCCCTGGCGTGGAGACTGCTGTGGCTGTGCAGGCATGGGAATAAAGAGCAGCGGAACATAGCGCTGGAACAGCTGGCAGCGTTCAAAAATAACAAGCACTGGGACTGCCTGAAGCTCGCACAAGCGTTGGATAAAAATACAGCGGTGTTGCTTGCGCGCACCCGCGGCGCTGACCTGCGCTACTTCCTACCGCCGCCCATCCACGTGCGACGCGCGGCGCTCACGTCCGAACTCATGTCCTTCAAGTTCCGCGACTTGATCATGTCTGCCCAAAATATCAACCCCCATGGCTGCATCAAACACTTTCTATCCAAATACTTTGCAAATGTACAAGAACAAGCCATGGAAGTAGATAGTATTCCAATGAAACCAGACAGTATTAGTGAACGAGACTTGTGCGTCCTCTGTTTGGATGCAATTCATCACCACCTCACTTTATTCCACAGTAAAGTTTACGAAGAAGATAATTTAGCGAAGACCTTAGTCAATATAGGTCTTTTGGATAAATTAGCCGAGCTATTACTAAGAAACCCAGGCGATGCTGACCTTGATCTAGCAGTACTTAGAATACTCACTGTTTTAAGTGTGCATTCCCATTTGTTGACTGATTTTTTCCAAAATGGTCTCATCGGAGAACTATCACGGCTAGTTAAGTCTAGTGATGTGCGCCTAGCCAGTTCTGCAGCAGTCTGTTTGGCTAACTTATCTGGAGAGTATTGCTATAGACCAGGCCTGTATCTCCTCCATCCTATTTACCGGACAATAACCCCTCACTCATGTGACACTCTTTTGGTTCACGGTCTGAGGGGTGGGGTATTTGTTACTTGGCGGCAACGAGACCGCAAATGTGCTGAACCCATTGGCATTATTGATGTCACTATATCTGATGTTGAATGTGAAGCTTGTGGTGATGGGACCCCAGATACTAAATATCTAGATCCTGAGTTTCAGCAAGTTATTGAAGACTTGAAAGAGATTGAAGATGAGTCACTGCTATCTGATTTTGAAGTAATTTTACATGATATCCCAATTGAGGCCAAAAGAGAACATAAATCTAGTAATACATACACCGCTAGAAAGAAGCTTGTGGCGTTAATAGAAGAGGAGGAAGACCGATGTAACTATACATTCTGTTGGCCAAAGGATTGGTTGCCAAAAGACTGCAATAATTTAAGAATATTGGGAATAAATTATTGGAGCTCACTTTCTGAGTGGTTGGAGCGGTGCCCCCTGCAAGTAGCTGATATAGAAAGCAGAGCTTCAGATTTGGCACCTACTTTAGTTGATGCTGGTGTTGGAAGCAAAAACATCCCGGTGGTGTGGCTCGCTCATTCAATGGGTGGATTGATTGTAAAACAATTGCTTGTGGAATCATCGGAGAGTAGTGATGCAAGTCTGAAAAGCTTATCAAATAACACAAAAGCAGTTGTATTTTACAGCACACCACACAAGGGCAGCGCTTTAGCCACAATGCCTCGAGCGGCTGCTGCGGTACTTTGGCCTTCCAATGACGTGAGGCAGCTGCAAGAAAACTCGCCGACCTTGCTAGAACTTAATaacaaatttattaaatttgCAGATAAATTTGCTTGGGAAACGATAAGTTTTGCCGAGACACTGCCTACTCTAGTCACTGCATTTAAAGTTCCTGTTCATTTTGTGGAGTCGGTGTCTGCTGACCTTGGCAGAGGGGTATTCTACCAGTTACCGCTAGACCACTTATGTATTTGTAAGCCTGCAACTAGACAATCTATTTTATATACAACAGTATTAGACGTGCTCCAAAGAGTTACAACTAAGGAtattgaattaaaatactcaaacCCACTTGTTCAATGGATAATGAGCTTAGTGTGTTGGATTTTAAGGAATAGATCTAAAAAAGAGGTTATAGAAACCATAGAAGAGGCACATAGTAATGATGCTCTTGGTTGGTTTGAACAGTTTTTACTTGATACATTCACAGATGGttttactgattaa